In Amycolatopsis coloradensis, one genomic interval encodes:
- a CDS encoding geranylgeranyl reductase family protein, with the protein MTRRNPDHDAEVIVVGAGPAGSTAATYLARAGVDVLLLEKTEFPREKVCGDGLTPRGVKQLIDLGIDTSEDAGWVHSRGLRILTGELTLELDWPDLTSYPPYGVSRTRQDFDDLLAKTAVKAGARLYERTTVTGAITSPTGRVIGVEAKVGPEKTPVSYRAPLVLACDGVSARLALSVGIQKNEKRPMGVAVRQYYKSPRHDDPFIEGHLELWDRSDPRDPKLLPGYGWAFPLGDGTVNVGLGMLSTSAAFRSTDYRALLRQWLDGTPEEWGYREENAIGKVGGAGLPMGFNRTPHYRDGLLLLGDAGGMVSPFNGEGISAAMESAQLASEFVVQALARREGPSRERALEGYPRAVAELMGGYYRLGNVFAKLIGKPKIMHAATKYGLRINSILPLVYKGLSGCYDAKGGDGVDRLIAALARATPSPR; encoded by the coding sequence ATGACACGTCGCAATCCTGACCACGACGCCGAGGTCATCGTCGTCGGTGCCGGACCGGCCGGCTCCACCGCCGCCACGTACCTCGCCCGCGCGGGCGTCGACGTGCTGCTGCTGGAGAAGACCGAGTTCCCGCGCGAGAAGGTGTGCGGCGACGGCCTGACCCCGCGTGGCGTCAAGCAGCTCATCGACCTGGGGATCGACACGAGCGAGGACGCGGGCTGGGTGCACAGCCGCGGCCTGCGGATCCTCACCGGCGAGCTCACGCTGGAGCTCGACTGGCCGGACCTGACCAGCTACCCGCCGTACGGCGTTTCGCGGACCCGTCAGGACTTCGACGACCTGCTCGCGAAGACCGCGGTCAAGGCGGGCGCGCGGCTCTACGAGCGCACCACCGTCACCGGTGCCATCACCAGCCCGACCGGCCGCGTGATCGGCGTCGAGGCGAAGGTCGGCCCGGAGAAGACGCCGGTGAGCTACCGCGCTCCGCTGGTACTGGCCTGCGACGGTGTCTCGGCGCGGCTCGCGCTGAGCGTCGGCATCCAGAAGAACGAGAAGCGCCCGATGGGCGTGGCGGTGCGGCAGTACTACAAGAGCCCGCGCCACGACGATCCGTTCATCGAAGGCCACCTGGAGCTGTGGGACCGCTCGGACCCGCGCGACCCCAAGCTGCTGCCCGGCTACGGCTGGGCGTTCCCGCTGGGCGACGGCACGGTCAACGTCGGCCTCGGCATGTTGTCGACGTCGGCCGCGTTCCGCAGCACCGACTACCGCGCGCTGCTGCGCCAGTGGCTCGACGGGACGCCCGAGGAATGGGGCTACCGCGAGGAGAACGCCATCGGCAAGGTCGGCGGCGCCGGTCTGCCGATGGGCTTCAACCGCACCCCGCACTACCGCGACGGCCTGCTGCTGCTCGGCGACGCGGGCGGCATGGTCAGCCCGTTCAACGGCGAGGGCATCTCGGCCGCGATGGAGTCCGCGCAGCTGGCGTCGGAGTTCGTCGTGCAGGCGCTGGCGCGGCGTGAAGGACCTTCGCGCGAGCGGGCGCTGGAGGGCTACCCGCGCGCCGTCGCGGAGCTGATGGGCGGCTACTACCGGCTCGGCAACGTGTTCGCGAAGCTGATCGGGAAGCCGAAGATCATGCACGCCGCGACGAAGTACGGGCTGCGGATCAACTCGATCCTTCCGTTGGTGTACAAGGGACTTTCGGGCTGCTACGACGCCAAGGGCGGGGACGGCGTCGACCGTCTGATCGCTGCTCTGGCGCGCGCGACCCCTTCCCCGCGCTGA
- a CDS encoding demethylmenaquinone methyltransferase, whose amino-acid sequence MSRASLDKDPHEVAAMFDDVADGYDRANSFMTFGFDRRWRTITGRVLDAKRGEKVLDLAAGTGVSTVEYARNGAWCLAADFSVGMLKAGKHRGVPMVAADAMKLPFADDSFDAVTISLALRNFVDTKAALTEIARVVKPGGRLVICEVSTPTFPPIRFLHRKFIAKLLTWVGARTSSNPEAYSYLAESMLAWPDQRTLGEIIASAGWTEVEWLNLTFGVVAIHRAKKPA is encoded by the coding sequence ATGTCCCGAGCGAGTCTTGACAAGGATCCGCACGAAGTCGCCGCCATGTTCGACGACGTCGCGGACGGCTACGACCGCGCGAATTCGTTCATGACCTTCGGCTTCGACCGCCGCTGGCGCACCATCACCGGCCGGGTGCTGGACGCCAAACGCGGCGAGAAGGTGCTGGACCTCGCGGCGGGCACCGGCGTGTCCACCGTCGAGTACGCGCGCAACGGCGCGTGGTGTCTCGCGGCGGACTTCTCGGTCGGCATGCTCAAGGCGGGCAAGCACCGCGGCGTCCCGATGGTGGCCGCGGACGCGATGAAGCTGCCGTTCGCCGACGACAGCTTCGACGCGGTGACCATCTCGCTCGCGCTGCGGAACTTCGTCGACACCAAGGCCGCGCTCACCGAGATCGCGCGCGTGGTCAAACCGGGCGGCCGTCTGGTGATCTGCGAGGTGTCGACGCCCACATTCCCGCCGATCCGGTTCCTGCACCGGAAGTTCATCGCGAAGCTGCTGACGTGGGTCGGCGCCAGGACCTCGTCGAACCCCGAGGCCTACTCCTACCTGGCCGAATCCATGCTGGCGTGGCCGGATCAGCGGACACTCGGGGAGATCATCGCGAGCGCCGGGTGGACCGAGGTGGAGTGGCTGAACCTCACGTTCGGCGTCGTCGCCATCCACCGCGCCAAAAAGCCCGCATAA
- a CDS encoding AfsR/SARP family transcriptional regulator: MRFEVLGTFSISSGSRSVPLHGRMRRTLLGVLLVRANTFVPVNVLTEALWESKWEPRAVPKLHWHVHKLRQALPEGDRLGFDNGGYRLEVHPGELDVETFETLAGQALKSADPAQRASLIRQALTHWHGAPYEGLDVPLLSDETMRLSEHRLVLLEELYQAELDLGRHASAAVELADLVRRNPLRQRAQYLLMDALWRAGRTSDALAAYRRARRVSVDQLGLEPGPELRLLERRILAGEVAGAGAHRAPALLHRAR, from the coding sequence GTGAGGTTCGAAGTACTGGGCACGTTCAGCATCTCTTCCGGATCGCGGTCGGTCCCGCTGCACGGCCGGATGAGGAGAACGCTCCTCGGCGTACTGCTGGTCCGGGCGAACACCTTCGTGCCGGTGAACGTGCTCACCGAGGCCCTGTGGGAGAGCAAGTGGGAGCCGCGAGCGGTGCCGAAGCTGCACTGGCACGTCCACAAGCTGCGGCAGGCCCTGCCCGAAGGCGACCGGCTCGGCTTCGACAACGGCGGCTACCGGCTGGAGGTCCACCCCGGCGAACTCGACGTCGAGACCTTCGAGACGCTGGCGGGTCAAGCGCTCAAGTCCGCCGACCCCGCGCAGCGCGCCTCGCTGATCCGGCAGGCCCTCACGCACTGGCATGGCGCGCCTTACGAAGGCCTCGACGTCCCGCTGCTTTCGGACGAGACGATGCGCCTCTCGGAGCACCGGCTGGTCCTGCTCGAAGAGCTCTACCAGGCCGAACTGGACCTCGGGCGGCACGCGAGCGCGGCCGTCGAGCTGGCGGATCTGGTGCGGCGGAATCCGTTGCGGCAGCGTGCCCAGTACCTCCTGATGGACGCTCTTTGGCGAGCCGGGCGCACGTCCGACGCGCTGGCGGCGTACCGGCGTGCGCGCCGGGTCTCGGTCGATCAGCTCGGCCTCGAACCCGGGCCGGAACTGCGGTTGCTGGAGCGGAGGATCCTCGCCGGCGAGGTCGCGGGGGCCGGTGCGCACCGTGCCCCGGCGTTGCTTCACCGGGCCAGGTGA
- a CDS encoding glycosyltransferase family 1 protein: protein MHIVQLANFYGPRSGGLRTALHHLGAGYVASGHQVTLVVPGRRYADETLPSGVRRFSLPAPQIPGTGGYRAVDPHRVRAVLKRLEPDRLEVSDRLTLRGMGVWARRNGVPSMVISHERLDRLLEQFLMPEPVARRVADVANRRMARHYDTVVCTTAFARAEFDRIAAPNVRRVPLGVDLTTFTPARRDDGWRHTLTGNADALLVHCGRLSPEKHVERSVDTIAELTEAGHRVRLVIAGEGPRRRALERRARGLPVTFLGFLTGRGDVARLLASADVSLAPGPHETFGLAALEALASGTPVVVSASSALREIVRPGCGEAVDDRAPAFAGAVTGLLERPEDARRAAARARAEEFAWPRSVQGMLSALK from the coding sequence ATGCATATAGTCCAGCTGGCCAACTTCTACGGGCCACGCTCGGGCGGGCTGCGGACGGCGCTGCATCACCTCGGTGCCGGTTACGTGGCGAGCGGTCATCAAGTGACTCTCGTGGTGCCGGGGCGGCGCTACGCGGACGAGACACTGCCCTCGGGAGTCCGCCGGTTTTCCCTTCCCGCACCGCAGATCCCGGGCACCGGCGGCTATCGCGCGGTCGATCCGCACCGGGTGCGCGCGGTGCTGAAACGCCTGGAACCGGACCGGCTGGAAGTGTCCGACAGGCTGACCCTGCGCGGCATGGGCGTGTGGGCGCGGCGCAACGGCGTGCCCAGCATGGTGATCTCGCACGAGCGGCTGGACAGGCTGCTGGAGCAGTTCCTGATGCCGGAACCCGTCGCGCGGCGCGTCGCGGACGTCGCGAACCGGCGGATGGCGCGGCACTACGACACGGTCGTCTGCACGACGGCGTTCGCCCGCGCGGAGTTCGACCGGATCGCCGCGCCGAACGTGCGCCGGGTTCCGCTCGGCGTCGACCTCACGACGTTCACCCCGGCCCGGCGCGACGACGGCTGGCGGCACACGCTGACCGGGAACGCCGACGCCCTGCTCGTCCACTGTGGACGCCTGTCGCCGGAGAAGCATGTCGAGCGCAGCGTGGACACCATCGCCGAGCTGACCGAGGCGGGGCACCGCGTGCGGCTGGTGATCGCCGGTGAGGGCCCTCGGCGGCGTGCGCTGGAGCGGCGGGCGCGCGGGCTGCCGGTGACCTTCCTCGGTTTCCTGACCGGACGCGGCGACGTCGCGCGGCTGCTGGCCAGCGCCGACGTTTCCCTCGCGCCCGGTCCACACGAGACGTTCGGGCTGGCCGCGCTGGAGGCGCTCGCTTCGGGGACGCCGGTGGTGGTCTCGGCGTCGTCGGCGCTGCGGGAGATCGTGCGGCCCGGTTGCGGCGAGGCCGTCGACGATCGGGCCCCGGCCTTCGCGGGCGCCGTCACGGGTCTGCTGGAGCGTCCCGAGGACGCGAGGCGTGCGGCGGCCCGGGCTCGCGCGGAGGAATTCGCCTGGCCGAGATCGGTGCAGGGAATGCTCTCCGCACTCAAGTGA